Proteins encoded by one window of Streptomyces sp. NBC_01571:
- a CDS encoding site-2 protease family protein translates to MDESGGSGQPRSGTDEATERHEGSQAPAGPAADATRPGADRHERPTGQPPADPNAPASDATRAHPEPTSRPEQHGTSDNGPGTDGDTSDGTTPPAAPAPGPGTRDGASGEAGPGAVSPPPAPHEPDRPTGTDTAHHRTLAQSGTGTGTDGGGGGRPKPPRRGREPGGGLLMGRPFGVPVYVAPSWFLVAALITWVFGGQLDRVLPELGALRYLVSLFFAVAFYASVLVHELAHTVAALRFKLPVRRIQLQFFGGVSEIEKEAETPGREFVLAFVGPLLSLVLSGLFYLAMLAVEPGTVPGVLLAGLMVSNLIVAAFNLLPGLPLDGGRMLRAVVWKITGRPMSGTIAAAWVGRALAVSVLIGLPLLTQSGALGETQDNIGGMDTVTDALLAAILAAIIWTGAGNSLRMARLREHLPELRARSLTRRAVPVETSTPLSEALRRANAAGARALVVVDANGEPVSLVREAAIVGVPEHRRPWVAVSGLAQDITDGMRVSAELAGEPLLDVLRATPATEYLVVEDSGEIYGVLSAADVERAFVKAMARPS, encoded by the coding sequence GTGGACGAGAGCGGCGGAAGCGGGCAGCCGCGATCCGGCACCGACGAAGCGACCGAGCGCCACGAGGGGTCCCAGGCCCCCGCCGGCCCGGCCGCGGACGCCACGCGACCCGGAGCGGACCGGCACGAGCGCCCCACGGGGCAGCCGCCCGCCGACCCGAACGCCCCCGCCTCCGACGCGACCCGCGCCCACCCGGAGCCCACGAGCCGACCCGAGCAGCACGGCACCTCCGACAACGGACCCGGCACGGACGGTGACACGTCGGACGGGACCACGCCGCCCGCCGCCCCCGCACCCGGCCCGGGAACGCGCGACGGCGCCTCGGGCGAGGCAGGCCCCGGAGCCGTGTCCCCGCCCCCGGCGCCCCACGAACCCGACCGGCCCACCGGCACGGACACCGCACACCACCGCACCCTCGCCCAGTCCGGAACCGGAACCGGTACGGACGGCGGTGGCGGTGGCAGGCCGAAGCCCCCGCGCCGCGGCCGGGAACCCGGTGGCGGGCTGCTGATGGGGCGTCCGTTCGGCGTACCGGTGTACGTGGCGCCCAGCTGGTTCCTCGTGGCCGCGCTGATCACCTGGGTCTTCGGTGGCCAGCTCGACCGTGTGCTGCCCGAACTCGGCGCCCTGCGCTACCTCGTCTCCCTCTTCTTCGCGGTCGCCTTCTACGCCTCCGTCCTGGTCCACGAGCTGGCCCACACGGTCGCCGCCCTGCGCTTCAAGCTGCCGGTCCGCCGGATCCAGCTGCAGTTCTTCGGCGGGGTGTCCGAGATCGAGAAGGAGGCCGAGACCCCGGGCCGCGAGTTCGTGCTGGCCTTCGTCGGACCGCTGCTCTCGCTGGTCCTCTCCGGCCTCTTCTACCTCGCCATGCTTGCCGTCGAGCCCGGCACGGTCCCCGGTGTCCTGCTGGCCGGCCTGATGGTCTCCAACCTGATCGTGGCCGCCTTCAATCTGCTCCCCGGTCTGCCCCTGGACGGCGGCCGGATGCTCCGCGCCGTCGTCTGGAAGATCACCGGCAGGCCGATGAGCGGCACGATCGCGGCGGCCTGGGTCGGCCGCGCGCTCGCCGTCTCCGTCCTGATCGGGCTGCCCCTGCTCACCCAGTCCGGAGCGCTCGGCGAGACCCAGGACAACATCGGCGGCATGGACACGGTCACCGACGCCCTGCTGGCCGCCATCCTCGCCGCCATCATCTGGACCGGCGCCGGCAACAGCCTCCGCATGGCCCGGCTGCGCGAACACCTGCCCGAACTGCGGGCCCGCTCGCTCACCCGGCGAGCGGTCCCGGTCGAGACCAGCACCCCCCTCTCCGAGGCGCTGCGCCGCGCCAACGCCGCGGGCGCCCGCGCCCTGGTCGTCGTCGACGCCAACGGCGAGCCCGTCTCCCTGGTGCGCGAGGCGGCCATCGTCGGCGTACCGGAACACCGCCGCCCCTGGGTCGCCGTCAGCGGCCTCGCCCAGGACATCACCGACGGCATGCGCGTCTCCGCCGAGCTCGCGGGCGAGCCCCTCCTCGACGTCCTGCGCGCGACCCCCGCGACCGAGTACCTGGTGGTGGAGGACTCGGGCGAGATCT